A stretch of the Proteus sp. ZN5 genome encodes the following:
- a CDS encoding DUF1454 family protein produces the protein MIKANTLSTLYLIIISIALCLPTAVFATEMSVAQKQPAKDGIAYLKQDAPVFEITIPELRAKFNQQNPLLSLNEYKIITNHDIAIPLVRAATRITPYLYSSAILERGSEKIKSLQLTLIHSPDSPELEKINREITTQYIITLVAQFDSSITQEQIQEALSLFAFKNQTSDYISHDVGAIRYIIVHENDQLTTFAIEPIKLSLNSKIVSAIP, from the coding sequence ATGATAAAAGCAAACACACTTTCTACGTTATACCTGATAATCATAAGCATTGCTCTTTGTTTGCCAACTGCTGTTTTTGCAACAGAGATGTCTGTCGCACAAAAACAGCCTGCAAAGGATGGCATTGCCTATCTTAAACAAGATGCACCTGTTTTTGAGATAACTATTCCAGAGTTAAGAGCCAAATTTAATCAACAAAATCCGTTGTTATCGCTTAATGAATATAAAATTATCACTAATCACGATATTGCGATCCCTCTTGTCAGAGCAGCAACACGTATCACGCCTTATCTCTATTCATCTGCAATACTAGAGCGTGGCAGCGAAAAAATAAAAAGTTTACAACTAACGCTGATCCATTCCCCTGATTCACCTGAACTAGAAAAGATAAACCGTGAGATCACAACGCAATACATTATTACTTTGGTCGCTCAATTTGACTCATCAATAACCCAAGAGCAAATTCAAGAGGCTCTCAGTTTATTTGCATTTAAAAATCAAACTTCTGATTACATTAGCCATGATGTGGGTGCAATTCGCTATATTATTGTTCATGAAAACGACCAATTAACAACCTTCGCCATTGAACCGATTAAGCTTTCTTTAAACAGCAAGATCGTTTCAGCTATTCCGTGA
- the tpiA gene encoding triose-phosphate isomerase, with amino-acid sequence MRHPLVMGNWKLNGSIHMVHELIAALRKEVSGVAGCDVAIAPPAVYLCQARHEIGGSRIALGAQDTGVNLSGAFTGETSAEMLKNVDVKYVIIGHSERRTYHKESDEFIAQKFGVLKELGLTPVLCIGETEAENEAGKTQEVCARQIDAVLNAHGAAAFKDAVIAYEPIWAIGTGKSATPAQAQAVHKFIRDHIAKKDAAIAEQVIIQYGGSVNDKNAAELFGQPDIDGALVGGASLKADAFAVIVKAAAQAKAKK; translated from the coding sequence ATGCGCCATCCATTAGTCATGGGTAACTGGAAACTCAACGGCAGCATTCATATGGTTCATGAATTAATTGCTGCATTACGTAAAGAAGTTAGCGGTGTTGCAGGTTGTGATGTTGCTATCGCACCACCAGCAGTTTACCTATGCCAAGCACGCCATGAAATTGGTGGAAGCCGTATTGCATTAGGTGCTCAAGATACAGGTGTTAACTTATCAGGTGCTTTCACTGGTGAAACTTCAGCAGAGATGCTGAAAAACGTTGATGTTAAATACGTTATCATTGGTCACTCTGAGCGTCGTACTTATCATAAAGAATCTGACGAGTTTATCGCTCAAAAATTCGGCGTGTTAAAAGAGTTAGGCTTAACACCAGTATTATGTATTGGTGAAACTGAAGCAGAAAACGAAGCTGGCAAAACCCAAGAAGTATGTGCTCGCCAAATCGATGCTGTGTTAAATGCACATGGTGCAGCAGCATTTAAAGATGCCGTTATCGCTTATGAACCAATCTGGGCTATCGGTACAGGTAAATCAGCAACTCCAGCACAAGCTCAAGCTGTTCATAAATTTATTCGTGATCATATCGCGAAGAAAGATGCCGCTATCGCTGAACAAGTTATCATTCAATACGGTGGCTCTGTTAACGATAAAAACGCAGCAGAACTGTTTGGTCAACCAGACATCGATGGCGCATTAGTGGGCGGCGCTTCACTGAAAGCTGACGCATTTGCCGTTATCGTTAAAGCAGCAGCACAAGCTAAAGCGAAAAAATAA
- a CDS encoding sulfate ABC transporter substrate-binding protein: protein MFKQWGLLSAALVTLLFSNILWAKDIQLLNVSYDPTRELYQQYNQAFSQYWEQKTGDKVTIRQSHGGSGKQATSVINGIEADVVTLALAYDIDAIAQRGSIDKQWITRLPDNSAPYTSTIVFLVRKGNPKQIVDWDSLIKPGVSIITPNPKTSGGARWNYLAAWGYGLKANHQDSEKAKAFVKALYQQVEVLDSGARGATNTFVERGIGDVLIAWENEALLAINELGADKFEIVTPSISILAEPTVSVVDKVVDKRGTREIATAYLDYLYSPEGQEIAAKNYYRPRDKVIAVKYQDSFPKLELFTLNDVFGDWQSAQKIHFATGGIFDEISRR, encoded by the coding sequence ATGTTTAAACAATGGGGTTTATTATCGGCAGCTTTAGTGACATTACTTTTTTCTAATATTTTATGGGCTAAAGATATTCAATTATTGAATGTCTCTTACGATCCGACAAGAGAACTTTATCAGCAGTATAACCAAGCATTTAGTCAGTATTGGGAGCAGAAAACCGGAGATAAAGTCACTATCCGCCAATCACATGGTGGCTCAGGAAAACAGGCGACATCAGTTATTAATGGTATTGAGGCAGATGTTGTTACGTTAGCTCTTGCCTATGATATTGATGCAATCGCGCAAAGAGGAAGTATCGATAAACAATGGATAACACGATTACCTGATAATTCAGCGCCTTATACTTCAACAATCGTTTTTCTGGTGAGAAAAGGAAACCCTAAACAAATAGTTGATTGGGATTCATTAATTAAGCCGGGCGTTTCAATTATTACACCTAATCCCAAAACTTCAGGTGGCGCAAGATGGAATTACCTTGCGGCGTGGGGCTATGGATTAAAAGCGAATCATCAAGATAGTGAAAAAGCTAAAGCCTTCGTTAAAGCACTTTATCAGCAAGTTGAAGTATTAGACTCAGGGGCAAGAGGAGCAACAAATACATTTGTTGAGCGAGGTATTGGTGATGTATTGATCGCATGGGAAAACGAGGCGTTATTAGCGATTAATGAATTAGGTGCAGATAAATTTGAGATAGTCACACCATCAATATCTATTCTTGCAGAGCCTACTGTGTCGGTAGTCGATAAAGTTGTTGATAAACGAGGAACACGAGAAATTGCCACAGCGTACTTAGACTATCTTTACTCACCAGAAGGACAAGAGATCGCGGCAAAAAATTATTATCGTCCTAGAGATAAAGTAATCGCAGTGAAATACCAAGACAGTTTTCCAAAACTAGAACTATTTACACTTAATGACGTTTTTGGTGATTGGCAATCTGCGCAGAAAATACATTTTGCGACAGGGGGCATATTTGATGAGATCAGTCGTCGTTGA
- the pfkA gene encoding 6-phosphofructokinase, whose product MVNGIKRIGVLTSGGDAPGMNAAIRGVVRAALSEGLEVYGIMDGYMGLYENRMKKLDRFSVSDMINRGGTFLGSARFPEFREDNVRAVAIENMKQNELDALVVIGGDGSYLGAKKLTEAGFPCIGLPGTIDNDVAGTDYTIGYFTALETAVEAIDRLRDTSTSHKRISIVEVMGRYCGDLTLSAAIAGGCEFVVLPESELPFNRDELLAEIKAGIERGKRHAIVAITEHVCDVHELARFIEAETKHETRATVLGHIQRGGSPVAYDRILASRMGAYSVQLLLEGYGGRCVGIQNEKLVHHDIIDAVMNMKRVFKADWYETAKKLY is encoded by the coding sequence ATGGTCAATGGGATCAAAAGAATTGGGGTTTTAACAAGTGGTGGTGATGCACCAGGTATGAATGCCGCGATCCGTGGTGTTGTTCGTGCCGCACTAAGTGAAGGTTTAGAGGTTTATGGGATTATGGATGGCTATATGGGGCTATACGAAAATCGCATGAAAAAACTCGACCGTTTTAGCGTGTCAGACATGATCAACCGTGGTGGTACATTCCTTGGCTCTGCTCGTTTCCCTGAATTCCGCGAAGACAATGTACGTGCTGTTGCCATCGAAAACATGAAACAAAATGAGCTTGATGCCTTAGTTGTTATTGGTGGTGATGGTTCTTATCTAGGTGCAAAAAAATTAACGGAAGCAGGTTTTCCATGTATCGGCTTACCGGGCACAATCGATAATGACGTAGCGGGTACTGACTACACCATCGGTTATTTCACTGCATTAGAAACTGCCGTTGAAGCCATTGACCGCTTACGCGATACCTCAACGTCTCACAAACGTATCTCTATCGTAGAAGTGATGGGTCGTTACTGTGGTGACTTAACACTGTCTGCGGCAATCGCAGGGGGCTGTGAATTTGTTGTTCTGCCTGAATCTGAATTACCATTTAATCGTGATGAATTACTGGCAGAAATCAAAGCAGGTATCGAACGTGGCAAACGTCATGCAATCGTCGCAATTACCGAACACGTTTGTGATGTGCATGAATTAGCACGTTTTATTGAAGCTGAAACTAAACATGAAACGCGTGCAACGGTATTAGGTCATATCCAGCGTGGTGGTTCTCCAGTTGCTTACGATCGTATTCTAGCTTCTCGTATGGGGGCTTACTCTGTACAACTGCTATTAGAAGGCTATGGTGGTCGTTGTGTTGGTATCCAAAACGAAAAACTGGTTCACCATGATATCATTGACGCGGTTATGAATATGAAACGTGTCTTTAAAGCTGACTGGTATGAAACCGCGAAAAAACTGTACTAA
- the fabG gene encoding 3-oxoacyl-ACP reductase FabG — protein MFDLTGKIALVSGGAKGIGKGIVIALKNSGAKVIIADIDDVAGNKTKDELGVGFMHLDVTQQSICEKVVDDVVKEYGKLDILCSNTGIFPQATIKEMTEADWDKMHTVNLKGMFFLVKAALRVMEKQKQGRVIITSSITGAITGYPGWSHYGASKAGQLGFMRSAALEYARHGITINAVMPGNILTEGLQAQGEAYLNQMKASIPTHTLGEPEDIGYAAAFFASNEAKYITGQTIIVDGGQILPESPEALL, from the coding sequence ATGTTTGATTTAACGGGTAAAATCGCTTTAGTTTCAGGTGGCGCAAAGGGTATTGGCAAAGGTATCGTTATCGCACTAAAAAACAGTGGTGCGAAAGTAATTATTGCGGATATTGATGATGTTGCTGGTAATAAAACAAAAGATGAATTGGGTGTTGGTTTTATGCATCTTGATGTCACTCAGCAATCTATCTGTGAAAAAGTCGTTGATGATGTCGTAAAAGAGTATGGCAAGCTCGATATTCTTTGTTCCAATACTGGTATTTTCCCTCAAGCAACGATTAAAGAGATGACAGAAGCTGATTGGGATAAAATGCATACCGTAAACTTAAAAGGCATGTTCTTTTTAGTAAAAGCCGCACTTCGTGTAATGGAGAAACAAAAACAAGGTCGAGTGATCATTACCTCTTCCATTACAGGTGCTATTACTGGCTATCCGGGCTGGAGTCATTATGGTGCAAGCAAAGCAGGACAATTAGGCTTTATGCGTAGTGCAGCTCTTGAATACGCACGCCATGGCATTACCATCAACGCCGTGATGCCAGGAAATATCCTCACTGAGGGTTTACAGGCTCAAGGTGAAGCCTATTTAAATCAGATGAAGGCTTCTATCCCAACACATACGTTAGGTGAGCCAGAGGATATCGGCTACGCAGCCGCATTCTTTGCGTCGAATGAAGCAAAATATATTACAGGCCAAACAATTATCGTCGATGGCGGACAGATTTTACCTGAATCTCCAGAGGCATTGTTGTAG
- a CDS encoding glycosyltransferase, producing the protein MKVLHLINLQGFGGVEKRFIKYLNKSKHNNIVMCVSNNIDEKIEEQFLKKEILFVNRIFNSLKIKWPSFYRKKVLIKKIKKQNADAIIVWDFIPKLITKPQCGKLFYYDCGCGWRYPKNERTISFFNKVDGFISNSNASKRVMQLRYGIDKNIKVILNKLDLPVINEPKSLEDKKNIVLGTASRLVGLKGIGISLLVLKQLLNKGINTKLIIAGSGEDESKLKELTNKLELNEYVEFLGYQSELSDFYHNINIYLSTPITEAFGLSCIEALANGVPVIFPKIDGQMEAIKDNYCGVGLKPQLTLEQYSVLTGLSIDFDNPVYDPETDNLVDPKLLLPDDCVDAVEKIIENYNSFSINALSWSKLTMDFDLFVEQFDDSMSS; encoded by the coding sequence ATGAAAGTATTACATTTGATTAATCTACAAGGTTTCGGTGGTGTTGAAAAAAGATTTATTAAATACCTAAATAAAAGCAAGCATAACAATATAGTTATGTGTGTTAGTAATAATATCGATGAAAAAATAGAGGAACAATTTTTAAAAAAAGAAATTTTATTTGTAAATAGAATTTTTAATTCTTTAAAAATTAAATGGCCATCATTTTATAGAAAAAAAGTCCTTATAAAAAAAATAAAAAAACAGAATGCTGATGCCATTATTGTTTGGGATTTTATTCCCAAATTAATTACCAAGCCTCAATGTGGAAAGCTATTTTATTATGATTGTGGATGTGGATGGAGATACCCGAAAAATGAAAGAACAATATCTTTCTTTAATAAGGTAGATGGATTCATATCAAACAGTAATGCATCTAAAAGAGTTATGCAGTTAAGGTATGGTATTGATAAAAATATAAAAGTTATATTAAATAAATTAGATCTCCCTGTTATAAATGAGCCTAAGAGTTTAGAAGATAAAAAAAATATTGTATTAGGTACAGCATCTAGATTAGTCGGTTTAAAAGGTATAGGTATATCATTGCTGGTATTAAAGCAACTTTTAAATAAGGGAATAAATACGAAGCTTATTATAGCTGGCTCTGGTGAGGATGAATCAAAATTAAAAGAATTAACTAATAAGCTAGAATTAAATGAGTATGTCGAATTTTTAGGATACCAAAGTGAGTTATCTGATTTTTATCATAATATAAATATTTATTTAAGTACTCCTATAACAGAAGCATTCGGATTATCTTGTATTGAAGCTTTAGCAAATGGTGTACCTGTTATCTTTCCTAAAATAGATGGTCAAATGGAAGCTATAAAAGATAACTATTGTGGTGTTGGTTTAAAACCGCAATTAACACTAGAACAATATTCTGTTTTGACAGGATTATCTATTGATTTTGATAATCCTGTCTATGATCCAGAAACTGATAATTTGGTTGATCCTAAACTATTATTACCAGATGACTGTGTTGATGCAGTAGAAAAGATAATAGAAAATTATAATTCATTTAGTATTAATGCATTATCATGGTCAAAATTGACAATGGATTTTGATTTATTTGTTGAACAATTTGATGATTCAATGAGTAGTTAA
- the cpxP gene encoding cell-envelope stress modulator CpxP: protein MRKVAVVALASMFLAAPSVVLAETANTNPPTEQQYNGNYHCDYGYGMHGGRDYRGHRGQRGHMMNNGGHMMDRGYAESRMFNGITLTEQQRTQMRDLMRQHHQDRYNGNYRQRHENMHKLVTAPQFDEAAVRAQMQDMDKQAIERHVEMAKVHNQMYQLLTPEQKAQLEKNYQQQMSDFDARN, encoded by the coding sequence ATGCGTAAAGTAGCAGTAGTTGCACTAGCATCAATGTTTTTAGCAGCTCCGTCGGTCGTGTTAGCAGAAACCGCCAACACTAATCCGCCTACTGAGCAACAATATAACGGCAATTATCACTGTGATTATGGCTATGGTATGCATGGTGGCCGTGATTATCGAGGTCATCGCGGACAACGTGGTCATATGATGAACAACGGTGGACATATGATGGATCGTGGTTATGCCGAATCACGTATGTTTAACGGTATCACATTAACTGAGCAACAGCGTACTCAAATGCGCGATTTAATGCGCCAGCATCATCAAGACAGATATAACGGAAATTACCGTCAACGTCATGAGAATATGCACAAATTAGTGACAGCACCTCAATTTGATGAAGCTGCAGTAAGAGCACAAATGCAAGATATGGACAAACAAGCGATTGAACGCCATGTAGAAATGGCAAAAGTCCATAATCAGATGTATCAGTTGTTAACCCCAGAACAGAAAGCGCAGTTGGAAAAGAATTACCAACAGCAAATGTCAGACTTTGACGCACGTAATTAA
- the cpxR gene encoding envelope stress response regulator transcription factor CpxR: MHKILLVDDDRELTSLLKELLEMEGFNVVIASDGEQALKLLDASIDLLLLDIMMPRKNGIETLKELRQNFQTPVIMLTARGSDLDRVLGLELGADDYLPKPFNDRELVARIRAILRRSNWSEQKQTDSNTSPTLQVDKLQLNPGRQEASFDNEPLELTGTEFTLLYLLAQHLGQVVSREHLSQEVLGKRLTPFDRAIDMHISNLRRKLPERTDGQPWFKTLRGRGYLMVSIT; this comes from the coding sequence ATGCATAAAATCTTATTAGTGGATGACGATCGCGAATTAACATCGCTATTGAAAGAACTGCTTGAAATGGAAGGCTTTAATGTTGTAATCGCCTCTGATGGCGAACAAGCACTTAAACTTTTGGATGCTTCTATCGACCTGTTATTATTGGATATTATGATGCCACGTAAAAACGGGATTGAGACACTCAAAGAGTTACGCCAAAATTTCCAGACCCCTGTCATTATGTTAACGGCAAGAGGCAGTGATCTTGACCGAGTACTTGGCTTAGAGCTAGGTGCTGATGACTATTTACCAAAACCTTTTAATGATAGAGAGCTGGTTGCTCGTATCAGAGCTATTTTGCGTCGTTCAAACTGGAGCGAACAAAAACAGACTGACAGCAATACATCTCCAACATTACAGGTCGATAAATTACAACTTAATCCTGGCCGACAAGAAGCAAGTTTTGATAATGAACCGCTAGAGTTAACAGGAACGGAGTTTACTTTACTTTATTTACTTGCTCAGCATTTAGGACAAGTCGTATCACGCGAACATCTAAGCCAAGAAGTACTCGGCAAACGCTTAACACCGTTTGATAGAGCGATTGATATGCATATTTCTAATTTACGCCGTAAATTACCAGAAAGAACAGATGGACAACCTTGGTTTAAAACTTTACGTGGCCGCGGTTATCTGATGGTTTCAATAACTTGA
- the cpxA gene encoding envelope stress sensor histidine kinase CpxA, giving the protein MINSLSARIFAIFWLTLALVLVLVMMVPKLDSRQLTPLLESEYRQGVMLEQHIEAELAQDPANDLLWWRRLIRAIDKWAPPGQRLIIVTSEGRIIGAQRNEMQVVRNFIGQSDNADHPKKKKYGRSEMLGPFSVRDGEDHYQLYLVRPSSSPQSDFINLLFDKPLLLLIFTMLISTPLLVWLSWSLAKPARQLKNAADDVAKGNLRPHPELETGPQEFLAAGTSFNQMISALERMVEAQQRLISDISHELRTPLTRLQLASALLRRRSGESKELERIETETQRLDGMINDLLVLSRNQHKNELLRETVKANELWDDILDNAKFEAEQNNKTLQVTTPPGAWPIYCNPYSLASAFENIVRNALRYSNSRIEVAFTEQNQGITIIVDDDGPGVSPEDREHIFRPFYRTDEARDRESGGTGLGLAIVETAVSQHRGHVKADDSPLGGLRVEIWLPRAGAGNKSPTA; this is encoded by the coding sequence ATGATAAATAGTCTGTCAGCGCGCATTTTCGCAATATTCTGGCTGACGCTAGCATTAGTTCTCGTGCTAGTTATGATGGTTCCAAAGCTGGACTCGCGCCAGCTTACCCCTCTTTTAGAGAGTGAATACCGTCAAGGCGTTATGCTAGAACAACATATCGAAGCTGAATTAGCGCAAGATCCCGCTAATGATCTCCTTTGGTGGCGTCGATTAATTCGTGCCATTGATAAATGGGCTCCCCCTGGTCAGCGCTTAATTATTGTTACGAGTGAAGGCCGTATCATTGGTGCTCAACGTAATGAGATGCAGGTTGTCAGAAACTTTATTGGTCAGTCTGATAACGCAGATCACCCTAAAAAGAAAAAATATGGTCGCTCTGAGATGTTAGGGCCATTTTCTGTTAGAGATGGTGAGGATCATTACCAACTTTATCTTGTACGCCCTTCAAGTAGCCCTCAATCTGACTTTATCAACTTATTATTTGATAAGCCGTTATTGCTACTGATATTCACCATGCTTATCAGCACACCATTATTAGTATGGCTTTCTTGGAGCTTAGCGAAACCCGCTAGACAGCTTAAGAATGCGGCTGATGATGTCGCTAAAGGCAACCTACGCCCTCATCCTGAACTAGAGACTGGCCCGCAAGAGTTTTTAGCCGCAGGTACTAGCTTTAATCAGATGATAAGCGCACTCGAACGCATGGTTGAAGCACAACAACGCTTAATTTCTGATATTTCTCACGAGTTACGAACACCATTAACACGCTTACAATTAGCAAGCGCACTGTTACGTCGTCGTAGTGGAGAAAGTAAAGAGCTAGAGCGTATTGAAACTGAAACTCAACGTCTTGATGGCATGATTAATGATTTACTGGTTCTTTCACGCAATCAGCATAAAAATGAGTTATTACGCGAAACAGTAAAAGCCAACGAGCTATGGGATGACATTTTAGATAATGCGAAATTTGAGGCTGAACAGAATAATAAGACGCTACAAGTGACAACACCTCCGGGAGCATGGCCTATCTACTGCAATCCATATTCACTTGCTAGTGCATTTGAAAATATTGTTCGAAATGCCTTACGTTATTCAAATTCTCGCATTGAAGTTGCCTTTACTGAACAAAACCAAGGTATCACGATTATTGTTGATGATGATGGCCCGGGTGTTAGCCCAGAAGATAGAGAGCATATCTTCCGACCTTTCTATCGCACTGATGAAGCAAGAGATCGTGAATCAGGTGGTACAGGCTTAGGGTTAGCTATTGTAGAAACAGCCGTAAGCCAACATCGAGGCCATGTTAAAGCCGATGACAGCCCATTAGGTGGATTGAGGGTTGAGATTTGGTTGCCAAGAGCGGGTGCCGGTAATAAATCACCAACAGCTTAA
- a CDS encoding ATP-grasp fold amidoligase family protein → MAHFKIKKIFSFLSFYLVPDELYRKYLFKKKLGKTLNLKDPQTFNEKINARILYDRNPTYTKLADKLLVRDYVKEKIGEKYLVNILGYYKTPIEIPYESLPNKFVLKCNHDAGSTIICTDKGNFNKKFANKKLRSSLKKSMYYRTREWHYKNIKPMILCEEYLDIFNSTHQKIQPEDYKIHCFHGKPEFLEIQFSRYSNERFINIYNTQWELLPFLMDYKNAPADIPAPAQLHELLDLAKKLSVEFDYCRVDFYLANNQVYFGEMTFTPCNGIDKFIPYEWDYKFGEKWKFSLGNKE, encoded by the coding sequence ATGGCTCATTTCAAAATAAAAAAAATATTTTCATTTCTTTCTTTTTATTTAGTTCCGGATGAATTATATAGAAAGTACCTTTTTAAAAAAAAATTAGGTAAGACCTTAAACTTAAAAGATCCTCAAACATTTAATGAGAAGATAAATGCAAGAATTTTATACGACCGTAACCCTACTTATACTAAATTAGCAGATAAGCTTCTAGTAAGAGATTATGTTAAAGAAAAAATAGGTGAAAAATATTTAGTTAATATATTAGGTTATTACAAAACACCAATTGAAATACCTTATGAATCTTTACCAAATAAATTTGTCTTAAAATGTAATCATGATGCGGGTAGTACCATCATTTGTACCGATAAAGGAAATTTTAATAAAAAATTTGCTAACAAAAAACTCCGCTCAAGTCTAAAAAAAAGCATGTATTATAGAACCAGAGAATGGCACTATAAAAATATTAAGCCTATGATTTTATGTGAGGAGTATCTAGATATATTCAACTCTACTCATCAAAAAATTCAGCCTGAAGACTATAAAATTCATTGTTTTCATGGTAAGCCAGAATTTTTAGAAATCCAATTTTCTCGATATAGCAATGAGCGCTTTATTAATATTTACAATACACAATGGGAACTATTGCCTTTCTTAATGGACTACAAGAATGCGCCAGCAGACATCCCAGCCCCAGCTCAACTTCATGAACTCCTAGATCTTGCAAAGAAATTATCAGTTGAATTCGATTATTGTCGAGTCGACTTCTATCTTGCTAATAATCAAGTTTATTTTGGTGAAATGACATTTACGCCTTGCAATGGAATAGATAAATTCATCCCATATGAATGGGATTATAAGTTTGGTGAAAAATGGAAGTTTAGCTTAGGAAATAAAGAATAA
- a CDS encoding lipopolysaccharide biosynthesis protein has translation MLTFISGAMTSATQRFLSFEIGKKNKERLLQTFRMSINIQIIIIIFIIIISESIGVWFINNYLLITPNRILAANFVFQYSLLSFCFVILSTPYKANLIAHEKMNVFAYISIIDILLKLGAVLILDYISGDKLTIYSILIAIISILVFCTLYIYNKLKFTTTSYKIYWNNELFYSLFSYTGWNLFGNMASVGMNQGINILLNIFFGPIINAARAISFQVNSAVNGFVTNLQSALSPQIVKSYANNDIYYLENLVLLGSRFSFFLIFFLSLPILLKTDTVLSLWLNNYPPYTSIFCQLILIDSLINSLSGTLMSAFQASGKIKKYQITIGSILLLNIPISYFFLYLGLESTVTFLVCISLSLISLFIRLLLLNELFPGISRKFYTTVFWRILVISSISYYSVWLIIKNFEDNLINFLITCIISWLVITINVLFFGLSYNEKLKIRNFLVFKFKKIKEYK, from the coding sequence ATGTTAACTTTTATTAGTGGAGCTATGACCTCAGCGACACAAAGATTTTTATCTTTTGAAATAGGCAAAAAAAATAAAGAAAGATTACTACAAACATTCAGAATGAGTATTAATATACAGATAATAATTATTATTTTTATAATTATTATCTCAGAAAGCATAGGTGTGTGGTTTATAAATAATTATTTATTAATTACTCCTAATAGAATACTTGCCGCTAATTTTGTTTTTCAGTATTCATTATTATCTTTTTGTTTTGTAATACTTAGCACTCCATACAAAGCCAACCTTATTGCTCATGAAAAAATGAATGTTTTTGCTTATATTAGTATAATTGATATCCTATTAAAACTAGGAGCAGTGTTAATTTTAGATTATATTTCTGGTGATAAATTAACAATCTACTCTATACTAATCGCCATAATTAGTATTTTAGTTTTCTGTACATTATATATTTATAATAAATTAAAATTCACAACAACTAGTTATAAAATTTACTGGAATAATGAACTTTTTTATTCATTATTTAGTTATACTGGTTGGAATCTATTTGGTAATATGGCATCTGTTGGAATGAACCAGGGAATTAATATATTATTAAATATTTTCTTTGGTCCGATTATCAATGCAGCAAGAGCAATATCATTTCAAGTAAATAGTGCCGTAAATGGATTTGTTACTAATTTACAATCAGCATTAAGCCCACAAATAGTAAAATCTTATGCAAATAATGATATATATTATCTAGAAAACCTAGTTTTATTAGGTTCTAGGTTTTCTTTCTTTTTAATTTTCTTTTTATCGCTTCCTATTTTATTAAAAACAGATACAGTACTGAGTCTTTGGTTAAATAATTACCCACCATATACATCCATATTTTGTCAATTAATTTTAATTGACTCTCTTATTAATAGCCTATCAGGGACATTAATGTCTGCCTTTCAAGCATCGGGGAAAATAAAAAAATATCAAATAACTATCGGCTCAATATTATTATTAAATATTCCAATTTCATATTTTTTTCTCTACTTAGGCTTAGAATCAACAGTAACATTTCTAGTCTGTATTAGTTTATCATTAATATCTTTATTCATACGTTTACTATTATTAAATGAATTATTCCCTGGTATTTCTAGAAAATTCTATACAACTGTATTTTGGCGTATTCTTGTTATATCTAGTATATCATATTATTCCGTGTGGCTTATCATCAAAAATTTTGAAGATAACTTAATTAATTTTCTTATAACTTGTATTATAAGTTGGCTTGTAATAACAATAAATGTCCTATTTTTCGGATTGTCTTATAATGAAAAATTAAAAATTAGAAATTTTTTAGTATTTAAATTTAAAAAGATTAAAGAATATAAATAA